The window caacttactatagttaaatctatcttttcatttatactttggttgctccactaccacccaccatgaaagctggaatgcccactagtgggcagtagggaccaggttgactaccactgatatagatgatattatatttaaatatgattataattaaatataattaacacTGTTTTatggtatatttgaaagtttctaACAAAGTGGATCCTAAAAGTTTTCATCATAAGGAAAAGGACATTTTTTGGCATCTATATGAGATTATATATAGAAGTCAACTAAACTTAGTCAagtcattatgctgtataccttaaaCATACAGTGctgtatgttaattatatttcaactgaaagaaaaaataaaaagatctcctaatgattaaagaaatatgaaattcTAATCATACTGGCTATACCTTAGGTTCAGATGTGAAGAATAGTTTGGCTTAGAAATAGTATCTTCCAGAAAAAAGTTAAAGATTATCTTGTACTTATTAGAAGCAAGCatatttagttttagtttttagatTTACACTTTAATGTTCCTAAACTTTTCTTTAATgactaagataaaaaaaaatatttaaacaactaagtaaaaccCTTGTTTCTTCTGAGTTGGATTTAGCAGTAAACATCTCATTAGAAGTAAGGCCTCACTTCTTGTGTACTAAACTTTGGAGAGATGAGGCTCAAAGAAGCAGAGGTCTATTCCTGGTAACAGTGGCACAGAAAAAGGCTATTAAAAGATAAAGCCTGGGTAACAGGCTGAGTAGTCCCTACTGCTTGACTGCATTCTCTCTACTAAACTGGCATTTTGAGATTAAGCCCTGTGCCTCCTCTTTCCAAAGAGCCTTTATTAGATACCTTAACCATGACACAAGAAAACCTTCTATTGCATCTATAGCTAGTCCCATACAATCTGGAGAGAACCGTATCCTATTCTGAGACCAAATTATTGTAAAAATGATGGTCATTGCTTTTTTATATTGGTACCTCTACTTCTTAGTCCCATGTTTAAgtgatttagttttaaaaataatttctttatcctTGCATGTAGAGGTAATCTGCCCTTTGAATTTTAAAGCTTCTATTAATTATATTCCTCTCTGACTTCAGTTTAAGATGCTCTCAAAGTTTTCTTTCTATCAATGACAAAGCTAAAACAGTCTCTTGACAAACAACAGCTCTATTTGAAAGTGAAAGGGGTACTCTCGGATGTATTGCAATTAAACTACTAAGAATTCCAGTTTCATTTGTTATAGACACTCATGAATGTTCTTTGGCTTTCCAGTTGTCCCAAGAGCATTGCTGAAATTTGTATTTGTGGGGTTTGGGAGTGAGGAGGCATTGACTTCAACTGCAAAGGTTCATGACCTGGCTCCGTGGTAATCCTGCTAGGCAATAAACTATCAATTGTTGTAAAAATTGCCAAGGAAATTCCACACCAATGGTAATCCAAGCAGTAGACCAATGTGACGCAATCCTACCCAACTATGGGGATTCTGATAGTTATTACAGGGGTTCTTTTCTTGATCCACTTGCATGGAAACTTTCTTTCCAAGTTTCTGGCATTAgaatttccctctccctctccttttgtCTCTACATTCCTAAACCTTACGTTCCCATTCCTTTAATGGGTAATTCCTTTCTCCATGTGTAGGTCCTATTTTCTTTCTGACTCTATCAAGGGCTATGGTTGCTCCTCCACCAGGACAAGCctccattaaaataataagttagtTAGGTCTCCTCAGGGTAGTGATGGGCATAGCTTCAAAATTCATGATTACCTGTTCACTAGCCCTTTCCATCCTAGGGGTAATGTCCTTTCCCACCTGCCTCtatcccctcccttcctctcccataaATAGGCCAAATGGCTTTAGGCAACAGAGTATAAAATAACTTGAACTTACACATCaaatcatattaaatatttatattctaataCATAAAACGctcaataattatatttttaaaaaatgtttgaaaatttgaGAAAACAAGATTATTCAGaattacttaaatattaaaaaaaaattgaaccccTGATCAAATGTATCTTTAAGAATAAATGAGATTCAGTTGCAGTTTGGACAGTTACTATGACCTTGTGAAAAGTTACCCTCTTTAAGTCCCCATTTCCTTATCTGTGGTCTGGAAAGTAACTATGACCGTGTGAGAAGTTACTTAAACTCTAAGTCCATTTCCTTGTATGAAAActagtaacaaaaatgttttcctcacagggtacacatgagaattATGGAATATATAtggaattatatttaaatataaataacttttCATAGTTCTTGGtattaaaaactcaataaagtttaaaaaatgcttGATAGTGATATGCTCTTTTAGCCAAATAATTACATGTGTTctctcaattttaaattcttgttCCCTAAGCTTTAAGTTATATGTTACTATAATCACTATTTCTCTTTTATGGTTCAACTCTGTCACCATTCCCAATCATTATCAGTCATACCTCATAAACaagcttttttaatttattttttatttcagtgagaggaaggaagcagatactcttgcatgtgccccaaccaggatccagccagcaagctcactagggggcgatactctgcccatttggggcattgctgttgctctgcaaccaagctctttttagaacctgaggtggaggccatggatccatcctcagcgcccagagccatggctgcaggagagaaagagaaagagagcaagaaagagagagaaagagagagagagtgtgtgtgtgtgtgtatagagggggaaggggcagggtggagaagcagatgggtgcttctcctgtgtgccctgactgggaatagaacccaggacatccacacacctggccaatactctactattgagccaactggccagggccaacaagttTTGTTTATTTGGCCAGAACTACACTATCTCTTAGCTTTACCATGCTTAAATACTCTCTGGACCAATCAATATTCATGGTGGACTGAAAAAGCTCAATTTATGCATAATAAAGTAGATCACCTTAATATCAAGggcaaatatatctttatttacaCTAGTTtggcattcattcaacaatatttattatgTACTTTATATTAGGCAATGCTCTAGGGTTGGGACAGAGCAACGAACAAACAAAATCTTTGGCTTCATGGATGTTGCCTGAAAGGATACCAAGAGGAATAAAATTACTCATAAATTCAAACTGGTTTAGTCAGggcaaaaatattatttcctccCCTGAAAAACTGCATCGAGTTGCATCATgtggaaagaaaaatacacacctttttgaagaataaatgttaaatgaagGGGCTTTCATTCAGTTCCTACTATATATTTGCTGACACTCCAGGCTTTAAAATACAGTATCTTCCCTCACAGTGCTCAAATCTAGTTGAAAGATGATAAATAATACGTTTGCTAAAGTGCCTTCGTTTCTTCAGTGTAACAAAAGACTGATCTGAAGGGAAAAGGTTGAAGAGGGTACACATTCATATTGCCTCCCAGAGCATCTCTGTATCTCACCATTCCAGGGTTAATGGCAATCACATTCTTTTATGTTACAAACTGAGACATTAGTGCTTCTAGAGAATAGGGATGCCCGCTATTTGcatcaaattatatttatattttagactAAAGTATCTTAGTTTCTGCACTCTATCACAGTCATATGTAATTACCAAGAAGAGATTAAAGCAATTTGTCTTACTTGATATTAAAGAAACCTGATAACTAATGAATTAGGCAACAACAATAAGGCAGCCTATGAGAAAGCCATAGATTGGTATTAACACAGCCCTGGATGgagtcaaaaaaacaaacaaaaaaatgaactctCTAATCTGGTCTGAGGAATCTGGGGAAAATTTGATGGAAAAAGTTACAGCTAAATTTAGGCATAAAACACAGGCAGAGTAACtacaggggaggggtgggaaggcaGGAGAAAGTGTAAGTAGAAAGAGGAGGCTGTGCTCAAGTTTCGCTGGAGACAAGGAATAAAGGGTAGGAACAATTACCAAATCCAGACATGGTGCTGGATGGGGTGCTTATCTTGCATGCCTAGAGTATACTTGTTTGTTGAACATAATTTGTGGAAATATAGAACACTGCaaatatttaatagttttaaacCTTGCTTCTTCAGCTCCAATGTTCACCTAAAACCTTGCAGGCTCTTTCTCACCCCCCTCAGGTTACTACCCTACATTTCTTTAAGACTGAAAATCTCCATTGGAAAAGCAGGCATCCCATgagttttaagttttttcatATGTTGAGATATTGTTATAACAAACACCACTTATTGTGCATATATCAAGCACTAAAGCAggcttatttttaattctcagaCTGATGGGTTAAGCTGAACACTTGATCATCATTTAATAATTGAGGAAACTGGGGCTTAGAAGGATTAATGGACTCACCCAAGGCCACAAAATTATAGTTTGCATCTTAACAAAGGTCTGCCTGATTTAAAAACCCAATCCTTTTACTGGTGGCTCTTAGCCAGCGGTGATCATTTCAATTTCCTGAACAatcttaaaaatagtttatttcatttttaatcaaGCAAGTAAATATAGTTAAGAAAACTCAAAATCATGTTAGATTGGTAGTGGAAAACTGCAATCCTCCACCTTTTTTCTACCCATCCCTGATGTTTTTTCTGCAACCACACTTTTAACTCTTAGCTATTTTTTATTGCCCAGTTTTTGAATAACATTTTCAATACTGCTTTTTTATTGACTGCTTCTCCCCCATTACATACACCTCTCCTCTCCAACCCCCCAATGTTAATCATATTATATCCATATTGTATTTACATAATTATGACCGACTTTATGACTAATATTATTCACAGTTGAGCTATGCAGTGTAGTTCTTGAACAACTTATTTTCCCTGGGGTTCATAATTGCCTCagctgttttcttattttttaaaaacctgcagACTGCTAATTAATCTCCAGACTCCCTGAAATGCTACAAATCTTGATTCTGTATTTGAACACACCAAGTATTCTCAGTCTTTCTTTCTGAGACATTCCACTGGACTCTCCATCTTTAGACCCTGCTAATTGACCTCctgttctcttctctcctccctgttTAATAAAGCTACATCCATATTTTAGCAACTTTACAGCTATTCTCTAATAAAatgtctttcccccctctctATGACACTGTAACTTTCAACTTCCTACTTTAATAAAGATATAGCTAACTATTCCATTTACCTTCTCCTCCCTTCAACATCCCCAattgaaaactgtatttttaattttactttgtaaTCATAAttatcttgaaagaaaaaaaccatcaACAGCATTTACGTAAATTGAGCATTTAAATGTTATTCATTAAATAGTCAAGCTCTGTATTATAACtggatttccttttctttggcaTCAAGGTCTTGAACCGTGCTACTCACAGGGGCACTGAAATAGTCCTTAAACTTCAACGCTCTGTTCAAAATCCTGCAGCATTTTACATTGTTTGGTATTAGAAGGATGCTCTTCCCTGTAGTTTTTATTCCCCACTGAAAATCGATGATTGTCATTGTTCCTTTTGTGGCACGAAGAAAAATATATGCCTTCCACATCATATATTTAAGATCTTTAGGGTCATCCTCATTCGATATTTTGCTTACAATACAATCCAATATTCCCGAAATTTAGGACTTATTTTAATTCGAACCATAAACTtgttgtattttacattttttcctgaaaaatataGTAGTCTTCCTTTTTCCTAATGCTTGCTGTTCgttctaattttgttttaaggACGCACAGCTTCTTCACTGCTGTGGGCCTTAATGAAATTCTTCACAGTTCCTGTAACATATTGAACGTTCTGTCTAGCTAGCCACAGCAGGAATATCAAAGCCCGTCTGAGAGAGAACTCGGCTCGGAGCGGTGAGCGCAGCCGCGGAGGGTGCCGACGTCCTCTCGCGAGACTGAGTGGTCCTTTTTCACTCTGCACCGCCGCCAGGCCTCCTGGGAGTCCGCCATTGTGCTGGCCCGAGACCGTTAGGTTAATCACGGCTCTAAAAATGTACCTGCAAACGGATGTTGAGGATCACAGAGCCCGCGACGTAGAAGTACGGGAAATTCATGCGTAGCTGCCAGGCCAGCTCGAAGAAGGCGAGCAGGGTGCGGGAGAGCCCCTTGCAGAATACCCCGTACGAGCTGGGGGCTACCGCCGGGCTGGAGACTCCGAGGGCCAAGGAAAACGGAACAGTCGCGATGGCCATGGCCGTGGCCCCGGTGTCGCCGTTCGCCCAGCGCTTGGTGCCGAGGATCACCGCTGGGCCGGCTGACTCCCGACCGATAGCCGGGACGGCGACGGGCGGAGGCACTAAGCGGGTGATGCTCCCTCTTGCGCCTTGGTCTGCCGCGTCTCCTCTGAACTGCCGGGCCTGGCGCTGCGGGCGCCCCGCCCCTTCCGGTCTGCGTCTGCGCAGGTCATTAGCAGTCAGAGTTTAACGCGTGGTGGGCGCGGCATGGTTGTTTATGTGTACGTGCCGCATGCATTACTTCATAGAGCCTGTATGAGCAGTCATACAGatataattttcactttaaaatgaaaCTAAGCTTAAAAGAGGAGATAGAAGAAAATAAGTATGTTAAGAAGGTATGGGgagttaaaaatatctatttgtatTCTCCCTTTGGACTTTCTTGTATTCTAAAACGTATCCCTGGAGTCAAATTTTTCCTGTATGTCtagaaataattatatacatagtTTACAATGAGTTTATAATTTTACAATGTTATAATAAAATCAGTGcaggtttttttgtgggtttttttggtgtccctccccccccccccccaagttggaagcagggagtcagacagactccggcatgcgccccactgggatctacctggcatgcccaccagggggcgatgctctgcccatctgaggcgtcgctctgctgcaaccgagccattctagcgcctgaggcagaggccacagagccatcctcagcgccctggcaaactttgctccaatggagccttggctgcgggaggggaagagagagacagagaggaaggagagggggaggggtggagaagcagatgggcgcttctcctgtgtgccctggccgggaatcgaacccaggacttccacactctgggctatgctctaccactgagccaacctgccagggccagtacAGTTTTAAATGTGCTGAATGCCCCCTGAAAATATCAAACTATGTTCAAGAATTGTCCATTTGCTGTGCTTATTACTTATTGTTATTTACAGAAAACTTTGCTTCTAAATGAGGAAAACGTTAAAAGTAGGCTAAtccaggtggggcaggggagggaactGAGGACCATAAGGCAAAATTTCTCAgctgcaaaatatttttgtttttagaatctccccctacccccctccctgccttcctccctccctccctccctccctccctcccttcctcctttcttctttccttccttccttcaatcctccctcccttccacttttgaaatttttttattaattttaatttattatgttaacatggattcaagtgtcccactgaatgcaacaccctcctccacccctgcattcccacccacaccccttttcctctcctaacttcctcccccttcctgttatctgtatctctgtgttatatatcatatacataatctcactaatccctttacctcttACCCCATcgcctcatcccccttccctctgacagctgtccctctgctccctgtgaccccacctctgcctctattctgttcctcagttcacttcattagattccacatataattgttcattagatttcatataaTTGAGGTCATCCTTCCTTTTTCACTAGAGGTGAACTTCCTATAGTAAGATATGAAACCTATAACGTGTAGATTGTTTTCCCCTGCAGAAAGttaatgaaatatttctgttaATTTCATTTGCAGTTATAAAGAAGCATTCCTCTACTTTGACCTAGAGAATGTTAAAGGGGAGGTGCATTGCCTTTAAAGTTATGTGGATGGATATAGTAAcattatagagaaaaataaaaatggaagatatAATCTAAAGATTCAAATCAAGGCCATTCTGTGGACAATTCtatcaggaaatattttaaataaggtgaccaatcgtcctcctttaggtaggacagtccttcttttataagtttCATCCTTCCTCGGAAAGTGTCCTACCtaacatgtcctcctttttgataatGGAAGACTAAtcagtaaatgtctgtatttgattgatgcagagttgatccattgtgtgtgatgtgatgtatttgtatctaaatgagcactttttccttacaattattattaaaaattaataggcatgtaagcataattataatataaaatattacaaatattttcattatgcatttatcatattatagtgtattgcaatgaataaaatgtttcttttatttatgatattgttttcttcaatttatttttgtcctccttttcattgtcaaaaagttggtcaccttattttaaGGGTAGTATTTAAAGGTATTTTTCCCATATGTTTAATCCAAATCCATCTTCTCAGAAAACTTTTGCCACAGTTTTTACTCCAGTTGTATGGCAAAACAAAGATAACATATTGTACATACATAATTGTATGGGTAGCTGATTAATGTTTTTCTGCAAGATTGTCTAATGTTTGAGCCCAAAGCTAGCAGTCTGGCAGTTAGGAAAAGAAGATCATGAGTATGCTGGAACCCTACAAGCATGAGCTAGAGCCCCATGAGGATGCACTGAATCATGCCTGTCCTTGTTGCTGCTGACCTCGGTGACTAGTGTGTCCTGCAGAAGCCATAGCCATTTGTCATGAAACAACATACACAGCTGGCCAATAGTTACAAAAATAGCCGAGCCAGAAGCCATGGAGAGCAGTTGCAGTCACAGCCTCTGCTTTATGTCAGTGAGACGAGTCAACAGATCAAGGACAGAGTGCTGAAGTTCCAAATGTAGAAATATTTCACACGTTTCTGTTTACTTTTGCTTGGTGTCTCAACCACAGGGAGGGCCCAGTATTTCCTTAAAGTGCTTTTACCTGTTTAAGTCGGGCCCATTTTGAATAACCTCTTTTCTGATTCACTCAAAATCAACTGATTTGAGACCTTAATTACATCTGAAAAACCCTTTCCAGCAGTACTTCAACTAGTGTTAGAACAGATAACTTGGAAAAGGTGTATCAAATTGGCTGCCACTTCCCTTCTGCCGTCCAGCTAGCTTGAGAGAATCTTCCCTGTAGGACACCTTAACCAGGAACATACTAGAAAAAGAATTCTAGAGAATGCAGCTCATCCTAGCCTAATTGGCACTCCAGTAGCTTCTATAATTTCACAGGAGGCTGGGGAAATCTTTCAATTTAGTGTTCTAAAATGAAAGCATTAATAAAGCAtggtttcgcctgaccaggcggtggcgcagttgatagagcatcggactggaatgtggaggacccaggttcgagaccccgaggtcgccagcttgagcgcgggctcatctggtttgagcaaaagcccaccagcttaagcccaaggtagctggctccaggaaggggttgctcggtctgctgaaggcctgcggtcaaggcacatatgagaaagcaatcaatgaacaactgaggtgttgcaacgcgcagtgaaaaactaatgattgatgcttctcatctctctctgttcttgtctgtctgtccctgtctatccctctctctgactcaccctctgtctctgtaaaataaataaataaataaataaataaataaataaataaataaaaattaaaaaaaatatataaaaaaaataaagcatggtTTCAAGATTCGGTTCCTGGGTGACTAAAAAGAATAACAATTGTCTGACATAGCCTACTTCTTCACTCCAACATTCATCCTTTActccacattttaaatttataaaaaaatccctGCTCCTGTCTAACAAAGGAAGCTATCCACCACCATATTAAGTGTCTGTTTTGCAGTACAAATCATCTCAAGATTTAGTAATTTCAAACAGCAGTAATCACTAATCTCATGGTTCCTAGAGCCAGGAATTCAGTAATGACTCATTTGGAGGGTTTGACTCTGAATCTCTTAGAGGCTGCAGTCAAACAGTGGTTGGGGGCATCCTGAAGGTTTCTAGTGCAGACACTTGGAAATACTTGAACAGCCGGGAACTGGAAGACCTTAGGCATCTCAAGTCTCTATTTCTATTTGGTTTCTCTGGTATCTCCAGCATGGTGACTCAGGGTTCCAAAGGCAGATATCCCAAGAAGAATCAGCTTTTCATTCTAGTTAGGAAGTTGCCCAGTGTCACTTCTATgacaaattatttattaaaatgaatcaCTATGGCCCATACTGGATGGTAGGGAAATTAGAGTCCACCTATTTATGTTGGCTGTGTCAAAGTATTCGGGCATATTTCCAACCACCAAAGTCACAGATCCAAAAAATACTTTTCCTATTTCATCCTGTGATCTCTGGACAATACCAATTTGTCCACTATTTCTGTCCTGATTTTTCTTCCATAATTTATAATCTATAGACTATACTGTGAAACTAGTGATTACTAATCTAGCCTACGTGAAAACATTGGACAACAAGGAAAAcatgaaaaacagtaaaaatgtatatacaatatattttacttaaagtaATGACCACATATGTTATCTATAAACTCGGTAATAAATACAAACAActatttgcctgactggtggtggcgcagttgatagaacgtcgacttgggatgctgaggtctcagattagaaaccctgaggtcgctggcttgagcatgatatcactgaaatgatcccatggttgcttgcttgagcccaaaggtcactgtcttgaagctcaaggtctctggcttgagcaaggggtcactggcttggtttgaacccttctgtcaaggcacatacgagaatcaatcaatgaacaattaaagtgatgcaactatgagttgatgcttctcttctttctccttgtctgtctctttttctcactcttgctctttctcgctccaaataaataaataaataaataaataaacaaacagataaataaataaattgaaaagtacTCGAGTGTCAACTCAgaatgggttgctgggtggatcctggtcaggcgcatgcgggagtctgcctcactatctctcttcctctcacctaaaagcaaaagaattcttttggctattctgggtgctttgtattttctttctttctttttctttttcctcccaccctccctctttctttctttcttccttccttccttccttccttccttccttccttccttccttccttcctttctttctttctttctttctttctttctttctttctttctttctttctttctttcattctttctttctttctttcgggagaggaaggaagatagtgagacagattcctgcatgagccccaaccaggatccacctggcaacccattctgggccaatgctcttgagtaccaagctatttttagcaactgagtcTGATACGCTCCAAtgaagttatcctcagcacccagggccatactcaaaccaaatcgagccactggctgcaggagtggaagaggaagagaaggaggagaaaaaggaggggagaagcagatgttcatttctcctgtgtgccctgactgggaattgaacactggatgtccatatgccaggctgatgatctatccactgagtcactggccagggccacttcatattttcatatatattttaggaaTAGTTATTCACTCATAGCATATAAAGCCTGCTGGGATTTGATAAGAAATTCAGTGAATAGACAGATCATCTCTTTATCTGAAAAGACTCTTCTCACTCCAGATTTTAGTTCAATTGATCCAGCTTCCTAGTTCAGCTCTctgatgaatttaaaatataattttggaaatTTACTACCTTTATATTGGTTGTTGTagaaagaaattttacctttCCCTAGTGCTACGTTATACTCATACACCCAGGTTCTCCCAGGTAAACTTTGTAGTATAAAATGTGTAACAATCCTGTTGCCTGCTGTCTGTAATCAGACAGGCACAATTGAAAGCATTCTATACTAATAGTATACCTATTCTTCACAAGAACAACGCAAAGAGGATATCATTGTTACCTGACTTTTTACTGATAATTACATTGAGACAAAGAGTAGTTCCAGAACAAAGTCCgaattcagagatatacaaagcAAAGAAGAGTTTTCCATCCTGGCAGTCAGGCTCCAAGACCCTCTGCTGAAATCCTTTATgttatgatataaaattaaagctGCATAAAACACAGGGCAGAGGTTGACTTTAACATCTATTAATcttaaaatacatgtatttaaGTAGTCAAACATGAATTAAACagagtaaaataaaactaaatatacatatattgtatGGAAATCTGGAACCTGCATTAAAAATAccacaagaaaacacaaaattactaaatatttaaattaaatattaatatttaaatattaaattaactcAAAGGGGAAAGTTATTCACAGACTTAAGCAGAAACAGTATGTATGGGAACTGTTAACAATAGGTTGAGAAGTCAGAATGGGACAAAAGTGCGGTTTAAACCTAACTGACATCCTGACACTGAATTAATATTTTGGAAGGTATAAGACAATAATTTTATCCCTAAGAAgtaagtgtgtttgtgtgtgtctgtatatgaGCTTGTAGACAATGAAATTATACAAAAGTGTTTGTTATCAGCAGCCAGCTCTTAGAGTATATTGGCTTTCCAGGGTTCCCAAGAAAATCTTGGATGCTTTTAATAGGAAAAGCTGGAATTCTTTCTATGCAATTCTGGCATTAAAGAAACATTCATGGTGATGATCATTCTAGTTATTATGACCAAGATCCACCTAATAGTTTAGACATTCACTGTATATTGGGTGTTTTAATTTTACTAACAAACAACTAGTGTTGATGAACACAAATTATGGAGAggtcaaacaagaaaaaaaactgcaaaaCAATATGTCTTTATTTGCATGTTAGCAAATGAGAATTCAGCTTTCATTTCAGCATGAGTTATGAAATAATCGAGCCCATGGCAGGGACACACACTGTTTGAAAGGAAGTCAATTTGAGGTATTAGGGAATAACAATATTTTCCATAAACATAGCATTGAGCTCATCTATTAGCATACACTGATTCTTTCCTGCTTTGCATTGGTCACAGTATTGAAAAGAAATCAGAGCTTCACTGCAAATTCAGAAATCAGCTGCACATAAAAATTAAGGTCAGATTATTAAAGGAATCACAACCACTGATATTAGActtagtttattgttttttttttttttttagacatcaTGAAGTTACTAGTGAGAATTTTTTCCATCCTAGTAATGACAG is drawn from Saccopteryx leptura isolate mSacLep1 chromosome 1, mSacLep1_pri_phased_curated, whole genome shotgun sequence and contains these coding sequences:
- the SMIM10L1 gene encoding small integral membrane protein 10-like protein 1 produces the protein MAIATVPFSLALGVSSPAVAPSSYGVFCKGLSRTLLAFFELAWQLRMNFPYFYVAGSVILNIRLQVHF